In Sphingobacteriaceae bacterium, the following proteins share a genomic window:
- a CDS encoding Crp/Fnr family transcriptional regulator, with translation MQSIDFPFDKYNFNSDFILDDLPEEDLRLLKKNMITHIYKKGERLFREGGYPTGIYYITKGKVKKYKTDKEGREQIFYVCKSGELLGYHALISDEHYTDSSSALDEATVSFIPKDDFLKAIQTSSILSNRLLKCMSHEFGVLVNSITIFAQRTVRERLALSLLILRDKYKREDQDGKPVELTLSRDDLANMVGTARETLTRLLRDFKVENLIEINGRKIILKNALEISKIANLY, from the coding sequence ATGCAAAGCATCGATTTTCCTTTTGACAAATATAATTTCAACAGCGATTTTATCCTGGATGATTTACCCGAAGAAGATCTTCGACTTCTGAAAAAAAATATGATAACGCATATTTATAAGAAGGGTGAACGCTTGTTCAGAGAAGGCGGTTACCCAACAGGAATTTATTATATCACAAAAGGAAAAGTAAAAAAATATAAAACAGATAAAGAAGGACGGGAACAGATATTTTATGTTTGTAAAAGCGGTGAGCTATTAGGCTATCACGCTTTGATAAGCGACGAACATTACACAGACAGCTCCAGTGCGCTGGACGAAGCAACAGTGTCTTTTATACCTAAAGATGATTTTTTAAAAGCTATTCAAACGTCTTCTATACTTTCGAACCGCTTACTTAAATGTATGAGTCATGAATTTGGTGTTCTGGTAAATAGTATCACAATTTTTGCTCAACGCACGGTGCGGGAGCGCCTGGCACTGAGTTTACTTATTCTAAGAGACAAATACAAAAGAGAAGATCAGGACGGAAAACCTGTTGAATTAACACTATCGCGCGATGATCTCGCTAATATGGTTGGTACTGCCAGGGAAACATTAACCAGATTACTTCGTGACTTTAAAGTAGAAAATTTAATAGAGATCAATGGAAGAAAAATCATTTTAAAAAATGCTTTAGAGATTTCGAAGATTGCTAATTTGTATTGA
- a CDS encoding proline--tRNA ligase produces the protein MSKVITSKEQDYSKWYNDIVVEADLADHSAVRGCMVIKPHGYAIWEKMQAALDKMFKDTGHVNAYFPLFIPKSLFEAEEKNAEGFAKECAVVTHYRLKTDPNNKAKLIVDPEAKLEEELIVRPTSEAIIWSTYKGWIESYRDLPLLINQWANVVRWEMRTRLFLRTTEFLWQEGHTAHASKEEAIAETKQMLEVYADFAENWMAVPVIKGVKTANERFAGAEDTFCIEALMQDGKALQAGTSHFLGQNFAKAFDVKFANKEGKQEFVWGSSWGVSTRLMGALIMSHSDNNGLVIPPKLAPTQVVIVPIYKGEEGLKKVSAVANEIKKKLQNKNISVKYDDRDSQRPGWKFAEYELKGIPVRIALGERDLENGTIEVARRDLLSKEVIKIEAVDTYIEKLLEDIQTNLFTKAQERTKNMTHKVESYEEFKKVLDEKTGFVFAHWDGTPETEEKIKEETKATIRCIPLNNPQEQGVCIYSGKPSTQRVLFARAY, from the coding sequence ATGAGCAAGGTTATTACTTCAAAAGAACAGGATTACAGTAAATGGTACAATGATATAGTTGTAGAAGCCGACCTGGCTGATCACAGCGCGGTTAGGGGATGTATGGTTATAAAACCGCATGGCTATGCCATCTGGGAAAAAATGCAGGCTGCGCTGGATAAAATGTTCAAAGATACCGGACACGTCAACGCCTATTTCCCCTTATTCATTCCAAAAAGCTTATTTGAGGCGGAGGAAAAAAATGCGGAAGGATTTGCTAAAGAGTGTGCCGTAGTAACGCACTACCGCTTAAAGACAGATCCAAATAATAAAGCGAAATTAATTGTAGATCCGGAAGCAAAACTGGAAGAGGAACTTATTGTTCGTCCTACCAGCGAAGCTATTATCTGGAGTACTTACAAAGGATGGATCGAAAGTTACCGCGATCTGCCTCTTCTGATTAACCAATGGGCAAATGTAGTGCGTTGGGAAATGCGCACGCGTCTATTTTTAAGAACAACCGAATTCCTTTGGCAGGAAGGCCACACCGCGCATGCTTCAAAAGAAGAAGCCATCGCAGAAACAAAACAAATGCTGGAAGTGTATGCCGACTTTGCTGAAAATTGGATGGCAGTACCTGTAATCAAAGGCGTGAAAACTGCCAACGAACGTTTTGCCGGTGCAGAAGATACTTTTTGTATTGAAGCTTTGATGCAGGATGGAAAAGCTTTACAGGCTGGAACGTCTCACTTCCTTGGGCAAAATTTCGCAAAAGCGTTTGATGTAAAGTTTGCAAACAAAGAAGGAAAACAGGAATTTGTCTGGGGAAGTAGCTGGGGTGTAAGTACGCGTTTAATGGGTGCTTTGATCATGAGCCATAGCGATAATAACGGCCTGGTAATTCCACCAAAATTGGCCCCTACTCAAGTGGTAATCGTGCCTATTTACAAAGGCGAAGAAGGCCTGAAAAAAGTAAGTGCTGTTGCCAATGAAATTAAGAAGAAACTTCAGAATAAAAATATCTCGGTAAAATATGATGACCGTGATTCGCAACGTCCGGGTTGGAAATTTGCTGAATACGAGTTAAAAGGAATTCCAGTGCGCATTGCATTGGGTGAAAGAGATCTTGAAAACGGCACCATCGAAGTTGCCCGTAGAGACTTGTTAAGCAAAGAAGTTATAAAAATCGAAGCTGTAGACACTTACATAGAAAAATTATTGGAGGACATTCAAACCAATCTTTTTACTAAAGCTCAGGAGCGCACAAAAAACATGACTCATAAGGTGGAGTCCTACGAGGAGTTTAAAAAAGTGCTGGACGAAAAAACAGGTTTTGTATTTGCACACTGGGATGGAACTCCTGAAACAGAAGAAAAAATAAAAGAAGAAACAAAAGCAACCATCCGTTGTATTCCTTTGAATAATCCCCAGGAACAAGGTGTTTGCATTTACAGCGGTAAACCAAGTACACAAAGAGTTTTATTTGCAAGAGCTTATTAA
- a CDS encoding YggS family pyridoxal phosphate-dependent enzyme: MPIKEHLFQIKNNLPQNVTLVAVSKTKPNEAVLEAYEAGQRDFGENYVQELVDKYESLPKDIHWHFIGHLQSNKVKYIAPFVYLIHGVDSFKLLQEINKQALKNNRVMDCLLQLYIAKEETKFGLSFDECEELLKSEEFKALKNVNIKGFMAMASNTGNQQQILSEFNSVKEFSLKIFKDNKCILSYGMSGDYKLAIDAGSTMLRIGSTIFGERKYSQ, translated from the coding sequence ATGCCAATCAAAGAACATCTTTTTCAAATAAAAAATAATCTCCCGCAGAATGTTACTCTGGTGGCCGTTTCCAAAACCAAGCCCAACGAGGCCGTACTAGAAGCTTATGAAGCGGGTCAGCGCGATTTCGGAGAAAATTATGTACAGGAACTGGTAGATAAATATGAAAGTTTGCCCAAAGACATTCACTGGCATTTTATCGGACACTTACAAAGTAACAAGGTTAAATACATTGCTCCGTTTGTTTATCTCATTCATGGCGTGGATAGTTTTAAATTACTCCAGGAGATAAACAAACAAGCTTTAAAAAATAACAGGGTAATGGATTGTTTACTTCAGCTTTACATTGCTAAAGAAGAAACAAAATTCGGACTCTCTTTTGACGAATGCGAAGAACTTTTAAAATCAGAAGAATTTAAAGCGCTCAAAAATGTTAACATCAAAGGGTTTATGGCCATGGCCAGTAATACAGGCAATCAACAACAAATTCTAAGCGAATTTAATTCCGTAAAAGAATTTTCTTTGAAAATCTTTAAGGATAACAAATGCATTCTCAGTTACGGTATGAGTGGAGATTATAAACTTGCGATAGACGCCGGGAGTACGATGCTGAGGATTGGCAGCACCATTTTCGGTGAAAGAAAATATTCTCAGTAA
- a CDS encoding sensor histidine kinase: MFVLLISITCYFFTGLIGYRVVALILMVTVSLIAMFFEIGAVLTAAIASALLWNFFFIPPKFTLTIKGAEDSLMFLMYFVIALVNAVLTAKIRKIEKAANQKEEKENTLKLYNTLLNSLSHELRTPISTIIGASDNLQTMADKLTEVNKYELVSEISKASLQLNRQVGNLLNMSRLESGVIQPKSDWFDVGELIYDVLNQLKDNLKGNPVHVAIKDNLPLFRLDYGLLFQVLHNLVHNAITYLPKYAVITVRAFCKEDKLVLVVEDTGNGFPEGEIEKVFEKFYRLKNSGTGGTGLGLSIVKGFVEAMKGEIRLQNMPDGGAVFTVEIPSELSYMKATTKV; this comes from the coding sequence CTGTTCGTTCTGCTTATATCTATTACCTGCTATTTTTTTACCGGTTTAATCGGTTACAGAGTTGTGGCTTTGATATTAATGGTTACGGTATCGCTCATTGCCATGTTCTTCGAGATTGGAGCCGTGTTAACCGCTGCTATAGCGAGTGCGCTTCTCTGGAATTTCTTTTTTATTCCTCCCAAATTTACGTTAACCATAAAAGGTGCTGAAGACTCTTTGATGTTTCTTATGTATTTTGTGATTGCCCTGGTGAATGCCGTGTTAACTGCCAAAATACGCAAGATTGAAAAGGCTGCGAATCAAAAAGAGGAAAAAGAAAATACATTGAAACTTTATAATACTTTGTTAAATTCTTTATCTCACGAATTGAGAACTCCGATATCAACTATAATAGGAGCCTCTGATAATTTACAAACCATGGCGGATAAATTAACGGAAGTCAATAAATATGAATTGGTATCGGAAATATCTAAGGCCTCGTTGCAATTAAACCGACAGGTAGGTAATTTACTAAACATGTCACGTCTGGAATCAGGCGTTATTCAGCCCAAATCAGATTGGTTTGATGTGGGTGAATTAATTTACGATGTTTTAAATCAACTTAAGGATAATTTAAAGGGTAACCCCGTGCATGTTGCTATCAAAGATAATCTTCCATTGTTTCGTTTGGATTATGGTTTGCTTTTCCAGGTTTTACACAATTTAGTACACAATGCTATTACGTACTTGCCAAAATATGCGGTAATTACCGTTAGGGCCTTTTGTAAGGAAGATAAGCTGGTTCTAGTTGTGGAGGATACCGGCAATGGTTTTCCTGAGGGAGAAATAGAAAAGGTATTTGAAAAATTTTACCGGCTAAAAAATTCGGGAACAGGTGGAACGGGCCTGGGATTGTCGATTGTAAAGGGTTTTGTGGAAGCCATGAAAGGTGAGATTCGTTTACAGAACATGCCAGATGGCGGCGCTGTGTTTACAGTAGAAATTCCCTCTGAATTATCCTATATGAAAGCAACTACAAAAGTATGA
- a CDS encoding 3-phosphoglycerate dehydrogenase, translated as MSKKILANDGIDAVGKELLEKAGFTVITDKVAQEHLAKEINDKGYVALTVRSATKVRKDVIDACPNLKVIGRGGVGMDNIDVEYAREKGIQVINTPAASSNSVAELVFAHAFSAVRFLYDSNKQMHANAEDKFEELKKKYAKGVELKGKTFGIIGFGRIGQTVAKMALGLGMKVLAFDPFVSETTLELEIDGLKPIAVPVKTVGMDKVIQNSDFITFHVPGGKLITRHEIASMKTGVILINTARGGVINEDDLLEALNSGKVAHAGLDVFENEPRPSVGILKHPKISMTPHIGAATNEAQERIGVELAEKLIEALKA; from the coding sequence ATGAGCAAAAAAATTTTAGCAAACGACGGTATTGATGCTGTTGGCAAGGAACTCTTAGAAAAAGCGGGATTTACCGTAATTACAGATAAAGTTGCTCAGGAACATCTGGCCAAAGAAATTAATGATAAAGGGTACGTGGCTTTAACAGTGCGCAGCGCTACAAAAGTTAGAAAAGATGTGATCGACGCTTGTCCGAATTTAAAAGTGATTGGCCGTGGTGGCGTAGGCATGGATAATATTGATGTTGAGTATGCCCGTGAAAAAGGCATCCAGGTAATTAATACACCAGCTGCATCCAGCAATTCAGTGGCCGAATTGGTTTTCGCGCATGCTTTTAGTGCGGTTCGTTTTTTATATGATAGTAACAAACAAATGCATGCGAATGCCGAAGATAAATTTGAAGAATTAAAAAAGAAATACGCTAAAGGCGTTGAGTTGAAGGGTAAAACCTTTGGTATCATTGGTTTTGGACGAATTGGCCAGACGGTTGCGAAAATGGCTTTGGGTTTAGGAATGAAAGTTTTGGCTTTCGATCCATTCGTTAGCGAAACTACTTTAGAATTGGAAATAGATGGCTTAAAGCCAATTGCTGTTCCTGTTAAAACAGTTGGGATGGATAAAGTAATTCAAAATTCAGATTTTATTACTTTCCATGTTCCGGGTGGAAAATTGATTACACGCCACGAAATTGCCTCTATGAAAACGGGTGTCATTCTGATAAACACAGCTCGTGGCGGTGTTATTAACGAAGATGATTTATTAGAGGCATTAAATAGCGGAAAAGTAGCTCACGCAGGGTTAGATGTTTTTGAGAATGAACCTCGTCCTTCTGTGGGTATTTTAAAGCACCCGAAAATTTCTATGACTCCGCACATTGGTGCTGCTACAAACGAGGCGCAAGAACGCATTGGAGTAGAATTAGCCGAGAAACTTATAGAAGCTTTGAAAGCTTAG
- the mgtE gene encoding magnesium transporter — translation MQFELTSEILETIKEAIEKKDTAYLKEMLHDHYPPDIAIIFNQLNLEGAAYIYELLDDDTAPAVLLELDDDRREEFLRTFSSKEIAEQLDNMDSDDAADVISELPEDRQEEVLSHIEDIEQASDIAELINYEEGTAGSLMAKELVSVYVFETVSQCIEEIRAQAEDVDVMYAVYVLDNNDRLIGMLSLKKLIISHPLARIEEIYEPDIQFVKTNTLSEEVAEFMQKYDLVVLPVVDQLGRLVGRITIDDVMDVIKENVEENIQRMSGISDDVDSNDKLWILSRARIPWLLIGMCGGIVGSRIIGTYEDQIKIHPEMAYFIPLIGAMGGNVGVQSSSIIVQGLANNTLLGIDITPKLFKELGVGLINGLICSLLIWSYAYLIEDWQLAATVSCALMVVVLCASFLGTFVPLTLNRFKINPALATGPFVTTLNDIIGISIYFLTGRILYSMF, via the coding sequence ATGCAATTTGAATTAACATCTGAGATTTTAGAAACCATCAAAGAAGCTATCGAGAAAAAAGATACCGCTTATTTGAAGGAGATGTTGCATGATCATTATCCGCCGGATATTGCCATTATTTTTAACCAACTCAACCTCGAAGGCGCTGCCTACATCTACGAATTACTGGATGATGACACAGCTCCTGCCGTTTTATTGGAATTAGATGACGACAGGCGTGAAGAATTTTTAAGAACTTTTAGTAGTAAAGAAATTGCCGAGCAATTGGATAACATGGACAGCGATGACGCTGCCGATGTGATTTCTGAATTACCGGAAGACAGACAAGAAGAGGTTCTCTCGCATATTGAAGATATTGAGCAGGCAAGTGATATTGCCGAGTTAATTAATTACGAAGAAGGAACGGCCGGGTCTCTTATGGCAAAAGAGCTGGTGAGTGTTTACGTATTTGAAACGGTATCGCAATGTATTGAAGAGATCCGCGCACAGGCAGAAGACGTGGATGTGATGTATGCGGTTTACGTGTTAGATAATAACGATCGTTTAATTGGGATGTTATCACTAAAAAAGTTGATCATTTCTCATCCATTAGCCCGTATAGAAGAAATTTATGAGCCCGATATTCAGTTTGTAAAGACCAATACTCTCAGTGAGGAAGTAGCGGAATTTATGCAGAAGTATGACCTGGTAGTTTTACCGGTTGTTGATCAGTTGGGACGACTTGTGGGAAGAATTACCATTGATGACGTGATGGACGTGATCAAAGAAAACGTTGAAGAGAATATTCAACGCATGAGTGGTATCTCTGATGACGTTGATAGTAATGATAAGCTCTGGATATTGTCGCGTGCAAGAATTCCCTGGCTGTTAATTGGTATGTGTGGCGGTATCGTAGGCTCCAGAATTATCGGCACTTACGAAGATCAAATTAAAATTCATCCTGAAATGGCATATTTTATTCCATTAATAGGTGCCATGGGCGGCAATGTGGGCGTACAAAGTAGTTCTATCATTGTACAAGGCCTGGCCAATAATACACTTCTTGGAATTGATATCACGCCTAAGTTATTTAAAGAATTAGGAGTGGGACTCATCAACGGATTAATATGTTCTCTTTTAATTTGGTCGTACGCCTACTTAATCGAGGACTGGCAACTGGCAGCTACTGTAAGTTGTGCTTTAATGGTTGTAGTGCTTTGCGCCTCTTTTCTTGGCACTTTTGTTCCCTTAACCCTGAACCGTTTTAAAATAAATCCCGCTTTAGCAACCGGTCCTTTTGTTACCACGCTAAACGACATCATCGGAATCAGTATTTATTTCCTTACCGGAAGAATACTTTATTCTATGTTTTAA
- a CDS encoding 8-amino-7-oxononanoate synthase, translating into MNILEKINSKRGPLGDHAHYAHGYYTFPKLEGEIGHKMIFKGKENLVWSLNNYLGLANHPEIREADETGASLYGLAYPMGARMMTGNSNLHERLEAELSIFVKKEDTCLLNYGYQGMISIIDCLVDRHDVIVYDAEAHACIIDGLRLHIGKHFVYKHNDIENLEKQLEHAKHVCSKTGGGILLITEGVFGMRGDMGKLKEIAALKKKYDFTFLVDDAHGIGVMGNNGGGTGEEQGVQKDIDLYFGTFAKAFAAIGAFVSGNKNVMEYLRYNMRSQIFAKSLPMPLVYGLLKRLELIRRTDGLRYSLWEITRELQNGLKMAGLNIGNTETPVTPVYLNGTITEATELVKDLRENHRIFCSMVVYPVVPKGIIILRLIPTAVHTKADVKKTLDVFSEINENLIKGKYSNKNSVVSYATNL; encoded by the coding sequence ATGAATATTCTCGAAAAAATTAATTCAAAAAGAGGTCCTCTTGGCGATCATGCTCACTACGCTCATGGATATTACACGTTTCCCAAGCTCGAGGGCGAAATTGGACATAAAATGATCTTTAAGGGAAAAGAAAACCTGGTTTGGAGCCTTAACAATTATTTGGGGCTGGCGAATCATCCGGAAATAAGAGAAGCCGATGAAACCGGGGCATCTCTTTACGGTTTAGCTTATCCTATGGGTGCGAGAATGATGACCGGCAACTCCAATTTACATGAACGATTGGAAGCAGAGCTTTCTATTTTTGTAAAAAAAGAAGACACCTGTCTCTTAAATTACGGGTATCAGGGTATGATTTCCATCATTGATTGTTTAGTAGACAGGCACGATGTAATTGTATACGACGCAGAAGCACATGCATGTATCATTGATGGATTGAGATTACATATAGGAAAGCACTTTGTTTACAAACACAACGATATAGAGAACTTAGAAAAACAATTGGAACATGCAAAGCATGTGTGTTCAAAAACCGGAGGTGGAATTTTACTGATTACAGAAGGAGTTTTTGGCATGCGCGGCGATATGGGAAAACTAAAGGAAATAGCAGCGCTCAAGAAAAAATATGATTTCACGTTTCTAGTAGATGATGCCCATGGCATTGGAGTTATGGGAAACAACGGCGGCGGCACTGGCGAGGAGCAGGGAGTTCAAAAAGATATTGATTTGTATTTTGGAACTTTTGCAAAAGCGTTTGCCGCCATAGGCGCCTTCGTTTCTGGAAACAAAAACGTGATGGAATACCTGCGTTATAATATGCGTTCACAAATTTTTGCTAAATCTTTACCAATGCCCCTGGTCTATGGACTTTTAAAGAGGTTAGAACTCATTCGCAGAACAGATGGATTAAGATACAGCTTGTGGGAGATAACAAGGGAGCTGCAAAATGGATTAAAGATGGCAGGCCTGAATATTGGTAATACAGAAACACCTGTTACTCCTGTGTATCTGAATGGCACTATTACTGAAGCTACTGAACTCGTGAAAGACCTGCGCGAAAACCATCGCATATTTTGTTCTATGGTGGTTTATCCTGTTGTGCCAAAGGGCATTATTATTCTAAGACTAATACCCACGGCAGTTCATACCAAAGCCGATGTTAAAAAAACACTGGATGTATTTTCAGAGATAAATGAAAATTTAATCAAAGGAAAATATTCAAATAAGAATTCCGTTGTAAGCTACGCCACCAATCTTTAA
- a CDS encoding acyl-CoA thioesterase codes for MDDNFKPVAYSKTTVSELMIPAYANFGGKIHGGMILSLMDKVAYACASKHAGNYCVTVSVENVDFLEPIEVGEMVSMFASVNYVGKSSMVVGIKVIAENFKIGTVKHTNTSYFTMVAKGDDGLPTQVPGLILETKEEIKRFLEAIKRKELKASYRTELQNARLSLLVEPESELLANERCRLKL; via the coding sequence ATGGACGATAATTTTAAACCTGTTGCGTATTCAAAAACGACTGTGAGTGAACTAATGATTCCTGCCTATGCTAATTTTGGGGGAAAGATACACGGAGGAATGATCTTGTCATTGATGGACAAGGTGGCTTATGCCTGCGCTTCGAAACATGCCGGGAACTATTGCGTAACCGTCTCGGTAGAAAACGTTGATTTTTTAGAGCCCATTGAAGTAGGGGAGATGGTGAGTATGTTTGCTTCTGTTAATTATGTCGGTAAGTCTTCGATGGTGGTTGGTATAAAAGTAATAGCCGAGAACTTTAAAATAGGAACCGTAAAACACACCAATACCTCTTATTTCACGATGGTAGCGAAAGGTGACGATGGATTACCCACACAAGTTCCGGGTTTGATCCTGGAAACAAAAGAGGAAATTAAACGTTTTTTAGAAGCCATAAAACGCAAGGAATTAAAAGCCAGTTACAGAACAGAATTACAGAATGCGAGATTGTCTTTGCTTGTGGAGCCGGAGAGTGAGTTGCTGGCTAATGAACGTTGCAGACTGAAGCTTTAG
- a CDS encoding SAM-dependent methyltransferase: MNEFAEKKKIRNFPVLKTIFKEKHVTEENFSQLLPDYLQKASRLYFTPVHVARMAAQWLTETGEKKILDIGAGIGKFCIVGAKYSDSHFYGIEYRPSLVKLANELIKHYQIENATVLQNNVTEVNFENYDAFYLYNPFYENLVASHRLNSEVLLSGPLYGNYLKYTEYQLDKTKTGTRLVTYHGNNFEIPDSFEKIKESEDSSLKLWLRK, encoded by the coding sequence ATGAACGAATTCGCAGAAAAAAAGAAAATAAGAAACTTCCCTGTACTAAAAACAATTTTTAAGGAGAAGCATGTGACGGAGGAAAATTTTAGTCAACTCCTTCCTGACTATTTACAGAAGGCTTCAAGGCTCTACTTTACCCCAGTGCATGTTGCGAGAATGGCAGCTCAGTGGCTAACGGAGACAGGAGAAAAAAAGATCCTGGACATTGGTGCTGGGATAGGAAAGTTTTGCATTGTGGGCGCGAAATACTCTGATAGTCACTTCTACGGTATAGAATACCGCCCTAGCCTTGTTAAATTAGCAAACGAACTTATAAAGCATTACCAGATAGAAAATGCTACCGTTTTACAAAACAACGTAACCGAAGTGAATTTTGAAAACTATGACGCTTTCTATTTGTACAATCCTTTTTACGAGAACCTTGTAGCATCACACCGCTTAAATAGTGAGGTTCTCCTTTCTGGTCCTTTGTATGGCAATTATTTAAAGTACACGGAATATCAGTTAGACAAAACTAAAACAGGAACAAGACTGGTGACCTATCATGGGAATAATTTTGAAATACCTGATTCTTTTGAGAAAATAAAGGAATCGGAAGATAGTTCGCTAAAGCTTTGGTTAAGGAAATAG
- a CDS encoding DUF983 domain-containing protein encodes MSVKKIINWFNPFAKGKVLRSVFTLTCPRCQKGHLFTVKNPFRLKYLDDMPHYCSECGEDFQREIGFYYGAMMISHASTTLIAVVVHIIIFYFYGWALAPNLISITVILVGLFPVIFRTSRAIWINMFSTYDASATQHKIIR; translated from the coding sequence ATGAGCGTAAAAAAAATCATAAACTGGTTCAATCCATTTGCAAAGGGTAAAGTGCTGCGAAGTGTTTTTACTTTGACCTGCCCCCGTTGTCAGAAAGGACATTTGTTTACCGTTAAAAACCCTTTCCGTCTTAAATATTTGGACGATATGCCACACTATTGTTCTGAATGCGGAGAAGATTTTCAAAGGGAAATTGGTTTTTATTACGGAGCAATGATGATAAGCCATGCCTCTACCACGCTTATTGCTGTGGTCGTGCACATCATTATATTTTATTTTTATGGATGGGCGCTGGCTCCAAATCTCATTTCAATTACAGTTATTCTTGTGGGATTATTTCCCGTAATTTTTAGAACATCAAGAGCCATTTGGATTAATATGTTTAGTACCTATGATGCCTCTGCTACTCAACATAAGATTATTCGTTAA
- a CDS encoding DNA-binding response regulator: MNRPEILVIDDEEQIQKLLKITLQTNDFVVSSALNASEGMLQAKKVNPDLILLDLGLPDENGHELLKKLRAWYTKPIIILSAQSSEEDIVKALDNGANDYLVKPFRTGELLARLRSSLRTLQDVAVESKADLFIDINLRIVKKNGEPIKLTATEYDLLILFAKNEGRVLTHHYLLREVWGPGYIDQSQYLRVFVNQLRKKIETEPNRPEYILTESGVGYRFVAKEN, encoded by the coding sequence ATGAACAGGCCAGAAATATTAGTGATCGATGATGAAGAGCAAATTCAAAAATTGCTAAAGATCACCCTTCAGACAAACGACTTTGTAGTGAGTAGTGCCTTGAATGCTTCAGAGGGAATGCTTCAGGCTAAGAAAGTAAATCCTGATCTTATCTTACTTGATCTAGGACTGCCAGATGAAAACGGCCATGAGCTTCTGAAAAAATTAAGAGCCTGGTATACAAAACCCATAATCATTTTATCTGCTCAAAGTAGTGAAGAAGATATTGTGAAAGCTCTGGATAACGGAGCAAACGATTATCTCGTAAAGCCATTCAGAACCGGGGAACTATTGGCGAGACTGCGTTCATCTTTGCGCACTCTGCAAGATGTTGCCGTAGAATCGAAAGCAGACCTCTTTATTGACATCAATTTGCGCATTGTGAAAAAAAATGGGGAACCCATTAAACTTACGGCAACAGAGTATGATTTATTGATACTGTTCGCAAAAAATGAAGGTCGTGTATTGACGCATCACTATTTATTACGCGAAGTATGGGGACCTGGTTACATAGACCAGTCTCAGTACCTCAGAGTTTTCGTAAATCAACTCCGAAAAAAAATAGAAACGGAACCTAACCGTCCTGAATACATATTAACTGAATCGGGTGTAGGCTACCGTTTCGTTGCAAAAGAAAATTAA